In the genome of Acetobacter oryzifermentans, one region contains:
- a CDS encoding HoxN/HupN/NixA family nickel/cobalt transporter, producing the protein MRRILCYNFNATVENVTWKAIGLFTTLGGFNIVTWLWASIAFRYSPSLLSMAFVAYSLGLRHAVDADHIAAIDNITRKLMQEGKQPLSVGLFFSLGHSSVVVIASILVAATATTFTQKLHVIQKFGEIIGPMTSIVFLIFVAIMNIVIFYNLYQNFCYAKSGNISHQEDIQIFLNKGGLLTRFLKPLFGLIHKTWHMYPLGFLFGLGFDTATEVGLLSLSASQASHGMTLCSILVFPALFTAGMSLVDTLDGVLMLRAYGWAFVEPVRKFYYNMLLTVVSIVIALLISAIEALELIRNHLGPEYALWNWCETLSENFGILGCVIIAIFMTCWGVSAVMINHKEI; encoded by the coding sequence ATGAGAAGAATACTTTGTTATAACTTCAATGCTACTGTAGAAAATGTAACATGGAAAGCTATAGGGTTGTTTACCACATTAGGTGGTTTTAACATCGTAACTTGGCTTTGGGCCTCCATTGCTTTCCGCTATTCTCCCAGCTTATTAAGTATGGCGTTTGTCGCATATAGCTTGGGCCTACGTCATGCCGTAGATGCTGATCATATTGCTGCTATTGATAATATAACTCGCAAATTAATGCAGGAAGGCAAACAACCACTTTCTGTAGGGCTTTTCTTTTCCCTAGGTCATTCTAGTGTAGTAGTTATAGCATCCATCTTAGTTGCTGCCACAGCGACAACTTTTACACAAAAGCTTCATGTTATTCAGAAATTTGGTGAAATTATCGGACCAATGACTTCCATTGTTTTTCTAATATTTGTTGCCATCATGAATATCGTGATTTTTTATAATCTTTATCAAAATTTTTGTTATGCTAAATCTGGGAACATATCTCACCAAGAAGATATCCAGATTTTTCTTAATAAAGGGGGACTACTCACTCGTTTTCTTAAACCATTATTCGGTCTTATTCATAAAACTTGGCATATGTACCCACTGGGTTTCCTATTTGGCTTAGGGTTTGATACCGCAACAGAAGTTGGGTTACTCAGCTTATCAGCAAGCCAAGCATCCCATGGCATGACGCTCTGCTCTATCTTGGTCTTTCCTGCGCTCTTTACTGCGGGCATGTCTCTTGTAGATACACTAGATGGCGTTTTAATGCTTCGTGCTTATGGTTGGGCTTTTGTAGAACCTGTTCGCAAATTTTATTATAATATGCTGCTTACTGTCGTTTCTATCGTCATTGCTTTGCTCATAAGCGCCATTGAAGCACTTGAACTTATACGGAACCATCTTGGCCCTGAATATGCTTTATGGAACTGGTGTGAAACTTTAAGCGAAAACTTTGGCATTTTAGGTTGCGTGATTATTGCCATATTTATGACGTGCTGGGGTGTATCTGCTGTTATGATCAATCATAAAGAAATATAA